The genomic segment TGCACTGGGGATGTTCATAGTAAGTGCATCAATGGTCTGATATTTGCCATAGGTTATACGATTTGAGAAACTTTTACTTTTTTTTGCTTCTGCAATTATCAATCGGGCTTCTTTTGAGTCTTCAACTAAGCCCAAAGTGATTTTCTTTTCTTTGTGGTCAATGGGTTGCCCCTTTTCAAGTATGGGCATAAAGGTATCATCCGAAAGAACAACTCCGATGCTTTTTGACAAAACATAATTACCAGAATTTTTAGCCAGTTTCGCAGCACCCCGTGCAATGCACCAGTCAGGTTTATCAGGGAATTCGAGACGCGCTCCGAACATTTCATCCATTCTTTGTTTGATCATGGGGATATTGCTTGAACCACCGACCATTAAAACCCGATCAATTTCTTCTATCGATAATTCTGCCTCAGCAAGTGTATTTTTAACAACTTCTATTGCTTCATCAATCTTATCTCGGATAATATTATTAAAAATATTGCGGTCAATAATACTTTCAAGAGATTTGTTTCCGCAATAATCCGGAAGATATATTTCTGTCTCTGACTTTTCTGATAGATCACGTTTTCCCAATTCACTTTTTGTCAGGATTCTGTCTTTTCTTCGGGGATGTATTTCATCAAATGAAGGAATTTCAGAAAACAAATTCTTATGTTCATTATGAAGGTATCTTGCAAAAAGTTCATCCAGAGTATCTCCACCTATTCTTTTCCCCTGTTTTGCAAGTTCCGTAATATTAGCACATGAAATTTTCAAGACAGAGACATCAAGTGTGCCACCTCCCCAATCAAACACGGCAATATGTTGAACATTATTCAGATTTTCCCCCCAGCCTATTACTGCAGCGGTAGGTTCACTTATAAATTGTTTAACCTCAATACCTACATTTTTTGCAACCTCTTTAATTTTTTGCCTTTCTTCATATTCAAAGTCAACAGGTATAGCCATAATGACTTCAATGGGAAATTCCGTATCAGGATATCTTTTTCTTATTTCATCTGTGCCATTTTTCAAGACTTCTGCTGCAACCATTTCCGGTGTCCATAGTCGTGTGTTTGTCCGCCAAATATTGTCGGAAGAAAATTTTTGTTTCACAGAACTGATGACAATATGGCCATCATCAACCTTAAAAATATTTCTCTGTTTCCATGCTTCCAAACCTCTGTATTTAACTTCACCGGTAATTTTGTCTATAATAATTACGGAAGGGAAAGGGTTTCCTTCCTGATTTCCGATATGATCAATCCTATCTCCCATAGTTACCGCAGCAAAAGCTGTCGTTGTGGTACCGAAATCAACTCCGAAATATCTTTTCATACATTCACCTGGATATCCAAAGTATATTTAAATATTTCAGTTAGTTTGCAAAAAACCTTTTCCTGCCCTTCTGATTTTACATTTAAATCCGATTCCGATTTCAAATAACGAAAATCATCAACAAGATGTTGAATCTTTGATGCTATCCGATTTTTAAACTCCTGTTCCAGTCGTTTTTCTCTTTCTTCTCCATCTGTTATGATATTTCTTACTATTTCCTCATGATCCTTAATCTGAGACTTTATATCTGCTTTTAATTGTCTGATATCAATATTTTTTTCTTCGATTTGCTTATTAAGGCTTTCCACTTTTTTATGAAGTTCATTTTTTTCTGTTTTATAATTATCTATCTCAGAATTAAGACTTTTTATTTTATCTTTCAGCTTACTTTCCATTTGCCTCAAATCTGCCATTGGATCATCATGTTTTTCCAACCATTCAGATACTTTATTCAATTCATGTTGTGGAATATCCTGCATCCATTCCACAACATCTGCCATTGCATCCAAAGGGGGAAAAGCATCTTTGAATATCTTTTCATCAGATAATTTGGACTGTAAATTTGGATGATAAAACGCTTTCAAGCCTTCAGTATCGGTATCGGATTTTGCTGATTCTGTTTTTCCTGTTTGCAATAGTTGTTCATTTATCATTGGTTCTTCGGCAACATCTTTTGTTACAGTTTCCTGAACTGCATCAGTTTCTCCTTTGGCATCAGGGAAAAAAACATTCATAAAATCATCTGATATTAAACTCTTCTTCTCTTTATTGACAATCAGTTCATCAATCTTTTTTCCAGTAAAATCCTTAAAAAAAGAAGCTGTAAGGTTTTTAAAATCTTCTTTTTCTTCAAAAGACAACTTATTCCAAACAAAGGATGTTTGAAGCAACGTCAGCTCTTTTAGTATCGGATAGATGTTTTTTATTTTATTATCCGACATAACTGCTGTTAAACAGATAAGAATGTTTACAGGCAAATTTTCATGTTCCAAAATTATTCTTGCTGGCTTTTCTTTGAGATCAGGAATCTGAAAAAAAGCGGTTCTCAACTTCTGAATGAAATCTTTTGCAGGAAGTTTTTTCCCATTATCTGTTATCTGATCACAACAAGCGGATAGTATTTTTATCCCTTCTGATATTAAACCTTCAGCAATAAATCTTGAACTTATTTGATAAACTAAGGCTCTGTCATAAGCATATGCTATGGATTCGATAAATTTACAATCCTCTGAAAGTCTTCTATACCCTGAAACAATGCCTTTTGAAGCAATATGATAGAGATTTTTCATACCATTTTCTACAATATTAAGAAATGATCCTAAATCATCAGATTTTTCAAACTCATCTTCCAAAAGAGAACAAATTTTTTCATCTATTTTTTTATTATCAGTTTTTTTCTCTTTTCTTTCGGCTAATAATTTTTCCAAGTGTTCATCAAAATTTGTCATGTTACATCTCCATCGTTAGTTCTATATCTCTATGTGATAAGGGATATCTCCATTTTTCTGCATTTCTTTCAGTCTTTCACAAACCTCTTGCATTGATACTTCTGTTTTTTGAGAAAGGTCATTATTTTTATATAGCAGATATAACAGGTGCGGGTCATTATTTTTATTAAGTGATTGTTTTAGATTTTTCCAATTCTGAGTAATGATATCATTTATTACATCACATAATCCTGTTTCATCCAATATATCAAGCAATTGAATCGAATCAACAAAATCATACCCTGATTCAGTTAATATAGATAGAGAAATATTTCCAAATAATTCCCATATGCATTTAAATTGAAATAAAAGCCGTTCCCAAGGATCTTCAGAAGAATTCTGAATACTCAGTCTTACATCCCTATATCTCCACAGCCTCATCTTGGCAAGAAGTTCAATAATCTGTGACAAAACTTCAATCGGTTTGGGCAAGTTGAGATTTCTAATCTTTCCTAAATTTGTGAAGATTTGCTCATGTCTTTTAATAGCATAATGATATGCTGCTAATGTTAATTCTTTGCCATAATCCATAGTTGCAATGGTACTTTTGCACTTTCCAAAAGGATCGGATACATCGCCTTTCCAATCGGAAATCAGCCTGCTGATATTGGATAGTTCTTTCAGACTCCTGATGCGTCCATTAATTTTATCTCTCCATCTTGCTGTCAAAGGCAACTCTGTATCCGGTCGATTGCGAAAATGAATTATCGGATTCAGACTTTTAGTATTGTACCACTTAAGCCAGGATAGATAATATATATTCGCATATTTTGAATTTTCAAGATCAACATGTTCATCAAAGTCGAATATTTTTGATGCAATTTCAACAAAAAACAGAAATTCTTTTATTTTTTGAGGAAGATGTGAATTGTTTTCGAAAGCATGCTCAAATCGGTAATCAACTTCCCTGATTGCCTGAACAGCTTTTTGAAAAACTGTTTTCAAATCGTCTGGAAGATGATCAAAAAATTCCTTTATCTGATCTTTCTCAAGAGATTCAATCAGTCTTTCCTCGTGTAAATATACACACTCGGTTTCTTTCCATAAATCTTTATATTTGACCACAAATTTGCCAGCAACAACAGGTTTTCCTAAAAGACCGTCTTTTAAATCTCTTGAAGGAATTCTTATTTTGACTTTTTGTTCATCCGTATGCTGCCAAACGCGAATGGGATCAATATTGTCAAAAGTTGATAACCCCAATTCCAAAAGCGAATCCCGATGTCCGCTAATGAAAAAAGAAAAGGATTCATTCAAAGAAGAATGCCATAAAAATTGTCGCGCAGATGGCAAAGGAGGATTAAGAAGATAGGCTTGAGCGACAGAGAAATGGATATGAAATCGGAGATCAGGAAGATGATCGGATTTTCCATAAACCATTTCGGTAACCGGCTCAAAGCAATATTCTCTCTGATCTGTTCTGGAACTGATATTTACAGGTTTTGGAGTCCATTTCATATTCAGATCAGACAAGGAAGTAATAAAAATTTGGGGTTTATCCTCTTTGGAAAGAAGATCATATGTCCAACGGATACGGGTATTTTTAGGGAGAAGTATAAATGGGAGTCGGGATGGGTTTGGTATCAGGGTGCTATATCCCAAAATTTCCAATTTCAAACATCCCTTCAAATATTTCCAATCTCCTTCTGGTGGCGAAAATGAATAATATGCATTATCATTCTGATATTCCGGTTCAACCTCGGAGATAATTTTTCTGTTTGCATCACTCTCATATTCTATAACCAGACGATAGCGATGTTTTAATGTTTTCCAACCTGAAATTCTGCAACGTGGCAATTTGCCTGAAAAGACACCCGAAGAATGCTCTGTTCCGCTGAAAAAATACGGATTATCCCATTCAAGCCCTGAATATTCCGAATATTCATAACATTTTCCCAAATTCGGTAGTTCAATCCCCGGTTTCAGATCAAAATGCCATACATCATAATAACATTGCTCTCCTTCAAGATTAAGTGGGTATGATGAAGACTCAATTCCTATTTCTTTACATACGGTTTCATCTGTTTCACCTGTGGTTATCAAATAATACGTTCCCGGTTCAAGCCTCTCTCGCGGATGATTTATGCTGCTTTTAAATCTGCCATCATTCATCCGAAAAATAGCCTGAAATGTGAATCCTTCACACAATTTTGGCTTCCATAGTCGGACATCAAATGTATTTAATCCTTTGATACTAACTTTGATGGTATCATCCAACTGATCATCTCTTAAAAAAGGAAAGAAACTTTCTTCTACCAATTGTCTACCGGAATCTTTTTCAATGCTATAAATTCTGTCGGAAACTCCAAAACTGTCAAATTTGATACCAATCTGACATTTTTCGGGATCATATACAAAAAACGGGTCTTTGTATCTTTGAGAAGGCATCTCGTTAGAAGGTGAGCCATTTAACAATTCTTCCAATTCATTCCAAAATCCGGTACGAAAACCGGGACGTTTTTTCAGTTTATTAAAGGCAACATGAGAAGTCCGAACCTGATCCAAAAGGAGCGCTATAGTCTTTATCAGATGAAAACCTTCCTGTTTTTTTAGTGTTTCAATAAATATCCCTGAATTATACTTTTGATTACTCAATATACGCTCAAGCTTGTTCAAATAGGAATGGTAAGATAAATCTTCAAATTTTTCAAAACCGATCAACTGATTAAATCGCTTCAGATAATACTTTAACCCTGGCAGGTAGTGCTTTGTTATAATAGCTTGTCTTACAAATAGTCCCACATATCTGTAAGGTACTCCTTTTATTTCTGATAAAAGACTGATGCTTCTTAAGAAATTTTCAAATCTGACTTTGACACGATCAACTTGTTTTTTGTTTTGAATGCAATCTGGGATTAGAAATTTTAGAAAAGATTCTCCGCCGCTGCCTTCGTAATAATAATAGGCAAGGTTAACTGCTACAACTGCCAATACCGCTGCTATTTCATTGTCAAAAAAGGAAGACCGTGCAATATCTTTCTCTATTTTTTTGCTTAGTCTCAGAGTTTCTTCTTCAGATAAATCTATTTCACCAACACATCCGCCCTGCAAGGAAATTTCCTTAAGACGCGAGAGCCATTCTTTACCCAATTGTCTTAATTCATTATTCATATCTCTTTGAAATCACCCCCTTTGATAAAATGTACAGAAGATGCTTTGCTCGTGATGTGGCAATATACAAAATCAGTTTGTCATCTGCAATATGTTCATTAACATCAATCAGAATAACAACGTCCGCTTCCAGCCCTTTAAACATACCTATTGTAGAAAATCTAACTTGATTTTTTACTATAACATGAGGATTTTCAACTATTGCAAATTTTCCCAGTTTATCAACATTTGAAATACAGGTGGAGTTTCGTTTGTAATATGATAGAATAATAATATTTTGCACAGGTATCTTTTCAACGCCTGTCAGATTATTTATCAGCGATTCCAAAACATTCAGTTCCTCTGCCAATGTGTCGTGGTTTTTAAATACAACCGGTAATCCGTCAGGATGATTAACCGGATTCTTTATTTCCATGCCGCTGATTTTACATATTAGTTTGGTAATCTTTTTGGTATTTCTGCAATTTTCAGTGAGCATAAACGGGGCATTTGAAACAGGAAAAAAACCGGTTCTACGATATATATCCTGCTCAGGGTCACAAAAGATATATAGTTCACAAGTATCCTTTGAATACATAAGCTCTTCCACAACTGTCCACCATTCGTTGCTGAAATCCTGTGCTTCATCCACAATTACAGTGTCAAATCTTTCCAAGGTGATTTCCAAAGCCTGGAGCATCATCAAAGGGACCTCTTCCTCCCAAAATATTGACTGATTTTTATCCGGTGGAGAGAATTCCTGACCACTTTCAATGATATATTTTCGGCAAAGACTGTGAAAATTTTCTACGGTTATATCACCTTCAAAGTCTGACAAACTATCGCTGAGATACTCCTTTAGAGGCCTATTGTAACATAGTAAAAGAACTTTCCTGCCATTTAGAGCAGCCCGACGGGCTTTTTCTTGTGCAAGTACTGTTTTGCCGGTACCTGCATACCCTCGGATAAGAACTCTTTTATGCTGTTCTATAAAATCAATATATCTGCACTGTTGTTCGGTCATTTTCCACAGGACTTTATCCTGATGTTTGATATGATCACCGATGGCATAAGTAAGTTTAAATACCGGAATCAAGGATTTTTGAATCAATTGTTTTAGGACTTTGTTGGTAGTTCCTCCATAAGTTTTCCCATTTCCCCAGCGTTTCATAATGGCAATAATATTTTTATCAATTTTCTCCAAGTCATCAGCAGTTATTGTCATCCATCTCTCTGCATGAGGAGGCATATTTCCGAAATGAGGGTTTGCTGAAGGAAAAATCACACCATTTCCAAAAGGCATTTGAGATGCAAAAAATCCGTTTATCGGCAAATTATCAAGATATTTTATAATATCATGAGTTTGTTGTCTTCCCTGTAAATAGGGGTCTTTAATTGATTCATTATCTCCGAAATGAGTGATAGAGTACCATTGCTTTTGTGCACCTTCATAATAAATATCTTTTCCTCCTTTGACTTCAAGGACTAATAGTCCCAACTTTGGATGTAATATCAGAAAATCAATCTGTCCTTCTTTTACTCTCTTCCGGGGAACAGATAAAATGTAATCAACAGAATGAAAAACATAAAAATCGTTATCCAGTCTGTTTTTCAAAAGATCAAATAAACCGGTCTCAGATAGGGGAGACCCATTTACCGGGAAGGTGGGATACATGTTTGCCATAATTTAACACCCTAATTGTAACTGATTAGAAATATATTATAACGCACCTATTGAGAATATCTGTTACGAATATGCTATGAACCATAAAATTTGATAGCAGAAGCATGATATATATGCATAGCAAATTTTAATAAATGAGTATGACCTTTGAGCACTATAAACTGTTAAAAAAAATGGTTAATCCAATAAATAAATTTTAAACCTCATTTTCCTTATCAAACAGACTCCCAAGCTGCTCAAAGGCTTCCTCATCCACAATTCCTTCCTCGCTCTCTTCAGTGAGTTCAGTGTCATCTGCTATGGTTTCTTTTTTAATGCTGATTTCTTCCATTGATGAATCCGATGATGAATCCGAGGAAAATGACAGGCCGCCGGAGCGGCATCTGTCATAAAAGCCTACTGATCTCATATACATTCTAAAGGCGGATATGGCTGTTACATGAACCTCTGTTTTTTTTAATCCGCTGAAAAATTCGATTAAATCCTTTTCGTTTTCAGGGTTGAATTTTATCTGCAACCCCATTCTTTTTTTTGCCATATTTGCCTACCCTTTGTTATATTTTCTGGCGCTTTAATGAATCCGATTTTTCCTGCATCAGCCCGAAGCGTAAAAATCCGACCGCATTGGAAATTTCAGGCTGGGGAAGAATGACAATCTGATCTTTATGGAGTTTCAGAAAGTCCCCGGCATTCTTAAAAAAATATGCCCCACCTCCACATATGACAATCCTTTTCATCCGGTTTATCCTGCCTTCCCAGCGTTTTAACACTTCAGGTTCAATTCTTTTATAAATATGATCTAAAATCAGCTTTTCTACCTGATCTGAAAGATCATACTCCTTTCCCCTGAACTCAAAAGGCTGTCCCCTGAGAACAGGTTCAAGAAACTCAAGCTCCTCTTTATCATATTTCTGTCTGATATGGGACTGAAGTTTTTCCAGCACCGTTCTCATGCCCGTATCTTCTGAAAGTTCCTCTTTTTCACCGATAAACTGCCCCTTTTCAAAAAGCACAAAATCAGTAGTCCTGTATCCTACATCCAGGATGCCATGAAGTTTTTTGTAACCGTTTTTTTCCTGGATCAGACCCTTATCCGTTAAAGTTTCAGAAAAAAAGGCACCGCTGCCCTGGGGAAGAATCTTAACCTCTTTTGCAGAAAACCGGCAGATTTTGTTGTTGTATGAAAATT from the Desulfonema limicola genome contains:
- a CDS encoding nuclease-related domain-containing DEAD/DEAH box helicase, coding for MANMYPTFPVNGSPLSETGLFDLLKNRLDNDFYVFHSVDYILSVPRKRVKEGQIDFLILHPKLGLLVLEVKGGKDIYYEGAQKQWYSITHFGDNESIKDPYLQGRQQTHDIIKYLDNLPINGFFASQMPFGNGVIFPSANPHFGNMPPHAERWMTITADDLEKIDKNIIAIMKRWGNGKTYGGTTNKVLKQLIQKSLIPVFKLTYAIGDHIKHQDKVLWKMTEQQCRYIDFIEQHKRVLIRGYAGTGKTVLAQEKARRAALNGRKVLLLCYNRPLKEYLSDSLSDFEGDITVENFHSLCRKYIIESGQEFSPPDKNQSIFWEEEVPLMMLQALEITLERFDTVIVDEAQDFSNEWWTVVEELMYSKDTCELYIFCDPEQDIYRRTGFFPVSNAPFMLTENCRNTKKITKLICKISGMEIKNPVNHPDGLPVVFKNHDTLAEELNVLESLINNLTGVEKIPVQNIIILSYYKRNSTCISNVDKLGKFAIVENPHVIVKNQVRFSTIGMFKGLEADVVILIDVNEHIADDKLILYIATSRAKHLLYILSKGVISKRYE
- a CDS encoding coiled-coil domain-containing protein, with protein sequence MTNFDEHLEKLLAERKEKKTDNKKIDEKICSLLEDEFEKSDDLGSFLNIVENGMKNLYHIASKGIVSGYRRLSEDCKFIESIAYAYDRALVYQISSRFIAEGLISEGIKILSACCDQITDNGKKLPAKDFIQKLRTAFFQIPDLKEKPARIILEHENLPVNILICLTAVMSDNKIKNIYPILKELTLLQTSFVWNKLSFEEKEDFKNLTASFFKDFTGKKIDELIVNKEKKSLISDDFMNVFFPDAKGETDAVQETVTKDVAEEPMINEQLLQTGKTESAKSDTDTEGLKAFYHPNLQSKLSDEKIFKDAFPPLDAMADVVEWMQDIPQHELNKVSEWLEKHDDPMADLRQMESKLKDKIKSLNSEIDNYKTEKNELHKKVESLNKQIEEKNIDIRQLKADIKSQIKDHEEIVRNIITDGEEREKRLEQEFKNRIASKIQHLVDDFRYLKSESDLNVKSEGQEKVFCKLTEIFKYTLDIQVNV
- a CDS encoding Hsp70 family protein; translation: MKRYFGVDFGTTTTAFAAVTMGDRIDHIGNQEGNPFPSVIIIDKITGEVKYRGLEAWKQRNIFKVDDGHIVISSVKQKFSSDNIWRTNTRLWTPEMVAAEVLKNGTDEIRKRYPDTEFPIEVIMAIPVDFEYEERQKIKEVAKNVGIEVKQFISEPTAAVIGWGENLNNVQHIAVFDWGGGTLDVSVLKISCANITELAKQGKRIGGDTLDELFARYLHNEHKNLFSEIPSFDEIHPRRKDRILTKSELGKRDLSEKSETEIYLPDYCGNKSLESIIDRNIFNNIIRDKIDEAIEVVKNTLAEAELSIEEIDRVLMVGGSSNIPMIKQRMDEMFGARLEFPDKPDWCIARGAAKLAKNSGNYVLSKSIGVVLSDDTFMPILEKGQPIDHKEKKITLGLVEDSKEARLIIAEAKKSKSFSNRITYGKYQTIDALTMNIPSAGYHFEPIEAGFRIKKDLTLEVTAFGKFNQTEKLKKIYPHLKFEYRIAQNEK
- a CDS encoding ParM/StbA family protein, with the translated sequence MKKIIAGMDIGFGQAKVCLKNGDESIKTICFPRIFAEAGRDNRGLNNHSVYGIEGERFYVGEEALAYQDSFIRRDFRDYVKDKTYWLCIGKALIDTGIFNGDDNIRINRLILGLAPGHFYPENISHMKKTALSGIEFSYNNKICRFSAKEVKILPQGSGAFFSETLTDKGLIQEKNGYKKLHGILDVGYRTTDFVLFEKGQFIGEKEELSEDTGMRTVLEKLQSHIRQKYDKEELEFLEPVLRGQPFEFRGKEYDLSDQVEKLILDHIYKRIEPEVLKRWEGRINRMKRIVICGGGAYFFKNAGDFLKLHKDQIVILPQPEISNAVGFLRFGLMQEKSDSLKRQKI